The genomic interval TTAGATAGAGGAGGAGGGAAACTGGTAAAGTAGATGGAATTTACTTTTGGATCTTTCCAAATTCCCCATTTATCTCATCTACCTCCAAAGCTGCACAGGCTTTCTCTGGACTCTAATGCTGATTTCTGTGATTATGGCAGAAAAATCACCCAATTTAGGGTCAGAAAATGTGAGTTTAAGGTGATCTCTAACACTAACCATGCAGATGACTCTTAAGCAAGTTACAATTAATGGAGAGCACATGTATTTACAAATTGTAAAGCATAGTGTAGTTGTAGGAATTATTATTGTAAGATTGTTACATGCTTGTTGATGAAGAAGCAAGGTCTGAATATGCACagtgataatattttaataagaaaccTCTGGTTACCCAGCACCTctacattaaaagaaatggcattGCAATCAACAAAAAATCATTTTGCTTTTATGGAATGACCAAAGTTGAGTTGATATCTTGAGGAAGCCCTTTATGAAGTATTCCAAAAGTTCAGACACCTAAAGAATCATTCTTCTTCATGAGTTAGAGACTCTTCAAACTATCTGTCATAGTTTCCCAGCTTCTCAAaaaaaatatcatacaatggcTTGGCCTATCAACAGTaatttgttggctcacagttttgaggttaagagaaGTCTAAAACTGAAGCATCAGCCAGgtaatgctttctctccaaaggctgtggcattctggggctgtggcattctgaggctcATTGTCAATGACTCATGTCCCTGCCTTTTCTGTCACCTGGTGAtagcttctcttttctcctctaggttctgttgactttcagcttctagaCCTCCCCTGTGGTCTTTTCTATAAAGCCTCCGGTAATGAGATTTAAACACATCCCAATTCAGTTAGCCATGCCTTCACATAAATTCCCAAAACTAATGTCTTCAAAGTCTCcgatttacaatgagttcacagccatagaaatggattaagattaaaaacttgTTTGGGGAGGGTCCATAACTCAACCCGTCACACTGCCAAAATCTAAAAAAACTTCTAGAGCAGACCAGCCACGAAGTTCCAGCAACAACCTGCTCCACTTTTGTGGAGTGATTTCAGGGAACAGATAGTCTGGCCCCTCTCTTCCAAATGCTCCATAAAAAGATGGAGGGGTGATACTCTTGGATCAGATGAAGAGCTCCACTAAATATaatatcatgtttttaaaaatctgattccTTCCTGTTTGGGAAAAAGCGATTACAAGTTTTCAAATTGTCATAAAAATAGGCTGGTAACCTGACAAAGAAATTTAGTGTGTTTTCTGACTTCAAGTAAATGCAATTTGGGCTTTGCATTCTTCTAGTCCTCTTGCTTTCTAGTTGACTCTCTATTTCTTTCATGGCCtattttttcctcctcctccagcaTCCAAAATTTGGGATGCTTCAAGTCATTTTTGGGAATTCTCTGCTTCCTCCTACCCTTACTTTCTTGTTCCCAGTATCATGGgcccttcttccctctccccaaGCATAATCTTTACGTTACCTCCTCTACCTCCTTAActcttcttcttccctcccctccacaGTTTGGTATGTGCATGGAGACACATTCTCCTAGgagttacttaatctctcagGAACCCAGTTTCCTTATCTAATATTGAAGATAATTATAGTTTCTATTTATGATATTAATTGATAGCTAAATAAGTTAGTATTTATAAGCCACTTAGACAAAATAAGTGCTATATAAGTgtcttctaaataaaaataaaataaggtatgtGAGCAAACATGCAAGGATTGATATCTTTATTATGCTCTTCCTAGTTTATCTGTATATATTAAAACACCTCCATATTTCATTCATATAGCTCAAAACTCAATTCCAATAAAAAGTTCTGTTAAAACCATGTGCAACTGCCAATCATAATAATTGGTTAATGTCTTTTAAATCAAACTGTTCATCTGATACATGCTAATGCCAAGGGACCATTACAATTAATAGGATTTTAATTAATTTGCCTTCATCCCAAAATAACATAGGCATTATTTTGGAAACTGCTGAAACTTTGACACATCCGTATAAAGATTTTGAAATACTAAAATTCTGTTCATGAGAAATTGGTTTCTTTATAATCAGTTCtatgcatttgttcattcaataaatttCTAATGAATGTCCCCTATATGCCAGACATAGATCTAGGTGTTGGGGATAAAACAAGACTCCATGAACCAAGCCATCCTGATTCAAGGAAGGAACAACATAACTAAATTAAAGCATAAAATTCATAGAATCACTTTAGACTGGAATTTAACTTAATCTGAATGTCTCATTTCATAAATGAGTAAATTAAGATTCTGTGAAGTAAGTGACCCAAAGTCACTCAGTTATTTAATGGCAGGCTGAAAGACAGGTCTCAAACTTCTATTGAAGGTCTGTTGAAAGGTGTTTCAAACTTACTCCCCTAAAATATAAGGTTCTTTACAGCATCCTTAGAGACCGtttaggaagaaaaggagaaagatgagTGGTAGAATTCAAGGCACCCAATCCTGCTTCAATCAAAACAGGTCCATGATTATTTGGATAGCATATTGAGTCTCTAGGGAAACATTTGCTTGAACAAAATGACCTGCTTATTTTGAATTAGAAAACTATTGGCCTCTAATGGAGAGGATCTCCTGAGATGTTCTGTGATTGGGAGAAGCATGCCTGAGACCAGTGTTACCAGTTCTTGTAAAGAGATTTATGCAAAAACATCAAAGTTACATGTATTAGAacccaatattttaatttttggatgCTCTCAATTAGGAACTGAATGTTCCtggataatttaatttttaaatgagaaatgtttTCCTAAGTTATGTTTCAGGCTGGGTCCATTAGTATCTGAGGAAGTTATGCTAGCTATACAACTCTGCTAAAATGTCAGAAATTGTCACTTTACTTGCACTACACCTTatctctgaaaataattttatgatgtAGGATTAGAAAGATTTATCATTTGGTGGTCTAAAAAAGATTTCCATGGAAATTATCAGGAGGAAAATTTTAACCTATCCTTCTTTGGGACTTTGAGCTGTGCTCCTTTATCTTAATGTCAGTATTTCTTTTCTCCAATATAAGTTAGTAAAACTCATCATCAAAATTTCTATTATGAGATGGACTATAGAAAAAAGATATGGACAAACTGCATTAtgtttagaaataagaaaatgaaacagtggCATTACTAAAACTCAAATAATGTGAGCAATGGCTAAAGGACCTATTAATCTCGCAAAATAGAAGACCCAAATGGCATGacagatattttcaaaattttaaggaCTCCAGGATCATCTATGTGCTGTTAAAGCATAGAATTAGGACTAAAGATTGAAGAAATCTGTAGAAACAAATCTCCATTCAATTAAGAATGGAAATCCCATTCAGTATCAGGAAGAATTCTCTACCAAGCCACCAGGAGATATAATAGTGTGTTCCAAAACAGAAAGGTTGTCAACTATAAGAGGCCAGTGATCACATATACTGGGAGAAGATCAAATATCAGATGTACAGTTGTACtgaatttttttcagatttgATCACCTTTGAGAAATCTTGAAAGCTATAGGTCCTCTATCCAGAcaaaacatatacatatgcaaaatttTTCTGCCGAAGGATCCATGGACCCTCTGGGTTTctataattctaattttttaatgataGAGTTAAAAGGTAATAACCAAAGTACTTTCCCCAATTTAGAAAGCTAAGTTTCCTGGAATATAGAAGATATGAAACTGGGATGGGGTATTTTGTTTCTGTGGTATATTGTTTGCCTTGGTTTTcacttattgttttgttttgttgcttttcaTGATGGGAAGATATTGAGACTATGATTCAAAAAGGGTTCCTGGACCTCAGTTGAATACCTCAGATTAAAGTTTCATGAATAGGGTACAGCAGGCAGGAATTCCTGTTGCTCAGTTCTCACGCAGTGACTTGAACATTTTCTACCCAAAGGGTAAGCGAGAAACTGCATGCACAAAGGGTGTAGGTAGTTTCTAGCTAATTCTGCAAGTTCAAGTCCACAGGAAGCTATCCATCCAAGCTAACCTGGGTGTAAACACTTGACAATAAACTCTCTAGTACCAAGTTTTTCTTAAAACAGTGAAATCAGGATGATCACCATAATATTGCAATCTGGTTTCCATTCCCAGCACTCCACAGATACTGCTCTTGCCAAGGTTAGCAATAGTCGTCTAATTATTAAATCAATGAATTTTTTAAGTccttgtactttcttttttttttttctttccacagcTCAGTGAAGGTCACAGAAGGCCTGTGGAATCACAATATCCAAGAACTGGTTACAAATTACCACTTCCTAACAGACCACCACTTTCCTGGAAACCAGTTCAAAactatttccctttttatccaGTTAGAATTCCCAAGCCCCCAGTATTTCCTTTGCCACCTAAGTGTCCAACCTCCACCTCAGAGGCTACTACTACAGCGCCGAGTACTTCCTCAAAAAGTCCTAAAACATCTACAAATACATCAGCACCACAACCTTCCACAGCTCCAACACAGACCACAGCTGCCCCAACTACATCAACACCACAAACTTCCACTGCTCCACCTGTGACCACCCCTAGTCCATCTCCAACCACTTCTGCACCTAGCACTTCTGAAACTACAGCTGCACCCACAACCCAAAATACAACCACAACTGGTACCCCAACTACTGCTGTAGAACCACCCATACCAAATGAAACAGTTcaatttcttttatatcttcaggaaataatcgactttttttttgaTACTTTGTTGAGTAACTGAAGAATATGCATCACACATTGTGAAGTGTCCTGTCATTTATTAAATATGATTTATTA from Tamandua tetradactyla isolate mTamTet1 chromosome 19, mTamTet1.pri, whole genome shotgun sequence carries:
- the MUC7 gene encoding mucin-7 — its product is MKTLPLLVCICALSACFSLSEGHRRPVESQYPRTGYKLPLPNRPPLSWKPVQNYFPFYPVRIPKPPVFPLPPKCPTSTSEATTTAPSTSSKSPKTSTNTSAPQPSTAPTQTTAAPTTSTPQTSTAPPVTTPSPSPTTSAPSTSETTAAPTTQNTTTTGTPTTAVEPPIPNETVQFLLYLQEIIDFFFDTLLSN